The genomic DNA AAAGGTTGATAATTGCCTTGCGCTTGTAACTTGTGTAACTCTTTTCTTCACGCTTGTTTAGAATCTAATTCAGTATTTGTGTTTGACGTATTATCCGTATATACTACGTGTCTTCTAAGTAAATTCTATATGTTCTCACTATAAACTCAATGTATATTCAGCTTTTGTTAAACCTCTTTTCAGCTTCTATTCAACTTTTGTTCTACTTCTGCTCAACCTCTGTTCAGATTGGTTACCTGtgtttttacttttgtttttattctcTAATAATTTGTTATCACATAGCATActaaatattcattaatatgCATTCATcttacacaaaaaaaaatatataataaaaaaaaaaaaaattaatgcatTATTAGATCAAGCATAATATATCTTCTTAAAATACATGTACTTAGAGGAAAAGAATAGGGTGAAATGTAATCATAGGTAACACATGggaaatgaacaaaaaaaaaaaaaaaaaaaatgaaaaaaaaagaaaatggaTCAAAAGTGAACGCAAGAAAAGAGATGAGAGgtgaaaataagaaaagagATGAGAcgtaaaagaaaagaaaagaaaagaaaatggaAGTAAATAggggaaaataaattttaatcaTTACATGTGAAGGAATTCCGCGTATAATcattttaagtaaatatggatacaaaaattacttatattttttattaagttataagcgtataaaaatatcagtgtacatatatgtaaagatATATTACATGTTTGCTCTCATTGTTTCTATGTATGGGTTCCGTTACTATTGATTACATTCATATTCTATGAATAGGGCGAATTTATTATATCGCTCAagtatacgcatatatatacttatatacaaCCATAACCTATACGTTATATGTTTGATTAttctttgtttatttaaacGTTCATATGGTGGTTTGTTggatttttttactttattttttgcttggtttttataatttttctgcTTGAATATTTTGCTTGGTTTTTGTGCTAAATTTAGCTGCATATTTTtctgcatatttttttgcatatatttttgcatatttttttgcatatatttttgcatatttttttgcatatatttttgcatatttttttgcttattttattgcatatttttttgcttatatttttgcatatttttttgcttatatttttgcatatttttttgcttattttattgaatatttttttgcttattttattgcatatttttttgcttattttattgcatattttttgtgCTTAATATTGTTGTGTATTTATTGTGCTTGCATTttttgcttaattttttttttttttctatgcATCAGATTACTATTCTTACAAAGACCGCAAAAAactttttgtttcatttacATAGCTATAAATTACttgtttcatatttttaaatgattttaCCTTACACAttagtaaaatattacagtattaaaaaaacatatatgtatgtatatttatatgtttgtatatttatatatttgtatatttatatgttttatacttatatattttatacttatatgtttgtatacttatatattttatacttctatgtttgtatatttatatgtttatatatttgtatgtttgtatatttatataatgtacattaatacatatacatatttatatacatttatgtatatgtgtatatatgcacacgtTCGTAAGCATACATATTTACCCATTTCTTCCCATTGTATGCTATGGAAAATATTTGATGGAGACCCACATAAGCATGTTCTTAAATTAAATGAGcctttttcataattattaaaaaaagttttctttcttaagaaaattataaaaaattaaaagtagtacagaataataaaattaaaggataaaagaaatatttattttattttgtatatcttATTAAAGAAAGAgagaaattatttaaaaacaaaaaaaaaaaaggcacttttacattaatatacTGACAAAAGTAAAAAGTGTGAGCACAGCTGTTACACTACTTAGTTGTTATTAAGAAATGGAAACAAAAGGTATCAATTCTTAAcgattttatatatatatatatatatatatatatatataaatttatagaaaGCTTACAATAAATTCTCATTAAGCGatttcaaatttttcctTGTATTATCTTGCtgttgtttttataatttttcgaAATTTCTGACCATTCTCTGCaatttttcccctttttttgttcctCTTGCTTATGTTTaacatgtaaaaaatataaaaaggaaaatgcaAGAATTCCTATTTAAACATGAGTCCATTTAGAGCGAAAATTTGCTTAGTAGCCCTGGTTATCAGCgtgcatttatatgtaatatactAAATTGCGTATACAAaagtttatatgtatacatatgcttttatgcatttatatatgtgcgcTCGGTTGCTGATCTTTGAGAACATATACATGGACATGTGTGTATCATTAATATGAGCATTCTTCCCCCCCTTCTCCATGCATAAGTGCAGTAATATGTACAATATGtacaatatacataaatatgcataataaatgaaaaagtgaATAAGCACATGAGTAGATAAGATGCTGAGttgtaaattaatattatatgggAAAAGGCCATTAAAACATCTACGTTCAGCAACTGATTTTAAGTCGTATCGTTCTGctagtaatagtagtagcagtagtggtaataaggaaaaaatgagtaataaaatatacacgcaaaaaaggataataaaaagagaTAGACTACTCGGTAGTATTAAACCATTCATAAACGAAAAATGTGATACCCCGGAAAGTAATGTAATagcatattatttatgtaaattattgaatttacaaattttgaaaaatgcaTATGAGAACATTGGTTGTAAAGTTTTGTATAAAGAaccatatttatatgtagaGAGTTGTGAGTATTTTAATCAACAAGATAGTTCAGGtgtgttttttaaaaatggatGTGTAGTAATATggaatatgaagaaaaataatataacaaaattcttacatttttgtaaaagtcatataaacataaatgagACTATAGAAACCTACGATTTTGAAGAATTAGAAGTACAAAATgtgaataataaaagttatgtaaataattctATTATTTACTTAAGTTCTAATAATTATAGAACGACAGATAAgatttctttctcttttggATTATTAAGTGCTGTTagattaaataatttagaaaaaaaaattgaaaataaactacttttagaaaataataatatagaaattttaaaaaaaaaaattaaatcaaCAAACTTAGACCTATTATCAAAACAGTTATTCACGTCAAAAATTACTTTACACAATTTAAGATATGAATTAAACATTGAACAAGATATACTTGATGTTCCTGAGGCTTTATGGGAATTAGAATAccagaaaaaattatttcttaacattttaaatatcttTGATATTAAGCAAAGGGTCGACTTATTAAATCATAGACTAACTTGGACTTTTGATTATTTAAACTCATTTCTTGATTATGTTAACCAAAAACATTCTTCGAGGTTAGAGAggattataattataatcatTGGACTTGAGCTGATGCTCGGGGTTATGCAGATGATTAACACGGTGGGATTTGTAAGTTTGCAATAAAAAAGGACAAGAACgtataataaagtaaaagaagggttaagaaaaaaaaaaaaaaagaaaaggaaaagaaaaaattagccaaaatgtaaaattatacaagTCTACAATGATGTTTTCCCGGTACGTATGCAAAGAATGGTAGAGAAGAGCGTCCAATTAAAAACAACAATGAACattatacaattatataaaataatataattcacAGGggaactaattttttttttttttttttttgtttcctcCTTTGTATCCacttataatatatgcaaacTTTTGAGACATAAATTACTTATCAATCTGATCCTATTATAAAGATACTGCATCGTTTGCTTATCTTACACTATATGATGtgttatttctattttttttttttttttttttttttcttctctggATTGAAGGGGATGGTCCCTACAAACCCTGCACATTATATCTttcaaaaatgaatataaaaatactacCCTTAATAAGCGTATACAAAAATGTAGCTTAACAATTTTTAGAATTTCAATTATCATATTGATTGTATTTCTCATATATCGTTTCATGCTACACTCTCCTAGCTTATTTGTTTTGTAtacttttattcttttttatggaaaaaatattgtttgtGTTTTAACCCTGTTCATTTTACGATATTACTTTTCCCTTCTCAAGATTTCACGTTTTTCATTAGATTAATCGGCTTTAACTAAACAGGTTCCAACTATTTATGCATGTTCAATAGTGTGTATGTTATCTTTTCAATGTGCTCGACTGGGTATGTGTTTTCCAACTGACCCCTCTTGCCCATCTCCCCTTCCCCCAAAATTCGATCCCCCTTTTTagatataactttttttctttgcagAATTAAAATTGTACTTGATATTCCATGATGGGAGTACTGTATTAATAGAACAATCATCAGGTAGGTAAGGAGGAAACCCACTTGGGTACTTTACATTTCTAtcaataattatattgtttGTATCTTTTGTTTGATATGCTAATTCATCAAATAAGAAATCatcgtttttttttctgtaaatatattttaacacaTATTCTTTTATGGCTAGGTTTACGCTCACCTCATCTATTATTAGCACTTGCTCGTTGATATTATTTAcgctctctttttttattccatcTTTATCGTTATTTTGCGTCGTCTTTTCATTAACATTATTGTGTTCAGCCATACTGATACTGCCATTTTTGTTATCTTCCTTTTCCTCGTATGGTATCTTATCCTTATTATTTCCGTTCATATTGCTATTTATATTGCTGTTCATATTGCTGTTTATATTGCTGTTCATATTGCTGTTTATATTGCTGTTCATATTGCTGTTCATATTGCTGTTCATATTGCTGTTCATATTGCTGTTCATATTGCTATTTATATTGCTGTTCATATTGCTATTTATATTGCTGTTCACATTGCTGTTCAAATTGATGTTCATATTGCTGTTCGTGTTGCTGTTCGTGTTGCTGTTCGTGTTGCTGTTCATATTGTTCTCTATAATTTCATCATTTGCATTCTTCACATTATTCTCTTCATTagttgttttttctttttcatcgataacttcatttttcattttttcgtcTGTTGTATTGTTAACAGTTTTGTTTTCGTCATTCATCGCATCTGTACCTATGACAGTATCACTTGACACTCTTTCGTTAAGCATGTTATCATTTTCCCCCTTTTCGTTAACCATCTCATCATGTGCACTTCTTTCCTTATCGGAACGAACAAATTCTTCAACAGTCTTCTGATCCATCTCTTCCTGCGTATTTAGCTTTCCTATATTTATAAGTTCATTGTTGTTTTCACATAATAAGTTGTTTAGATTATTATCATCTCCATTACTGAATACCCCAGATAAGTTTATCTGTTCAATACTGTTCAAGGCCTCCTCTTCtactttgtttttctttgtaAAATAACTTGaaatctttttaaatattccaTAATTGTTTTCA from Plasmodium brasilianum strain Bolivian I chromosome 10, whole genome shotgun sequence includes the following:
- a CDS encoding hypothetical protein (conserved Plasmodium protein), whose translation is MKAKKKSVKKSKLEVSNNLINEYYNIIPNIEIEIENLLKTFHVKKYDYKIIHFLIDIIQNETLKILRNAKSIKESINHKNLSIHDEPNNNIINNDENNYDDQRKNSTMFDQSKNRASFDKSSSTVNLKICNIKCDDKWNDRKDGEQEKDAEREGKNKGEKNDVMNDPNYSEEKENVHKCAASGSNSIRNSSNCNEDHNDGDCNRRNGEKVVKGAVGVERGVKEDAGASIEAGVDVNVDSNEGIDLEGEKSQDCINNANAKMNIIKHKQSQEKLNLPESSTSEAVNTKEGEEGNKDIRQEIETSENNKNEGNLENSKELQNEASTVQLQNDENNYGIFKKISSYFTKKNKVEEEALNSIEQINLSGVFSNGDDNNLNNLLCENNNELINIGKLNTQEEMDQKTVEEFVRSDKERSAHDEMVNEKGENDNMLNERVSSDTVIGTDAMNDENKTVNNTTDEKMKNEVIDEKEKTTNEENNVKNANDEIIENNMNSNTNSNTNSNTNSNMNINLNSNVNSNINSNMNSNINSNMNSNMNSNMNSNMNSNMNSNINSNMNSNINSNMNSNINSNMNGNNKDKIPYEEKEDNKNGSISMAEHNNVNEKTTQNNDKDGIKKESVNNINEQVLIIDEVSVNLAIKEYVLKYIYRKKNDDFLFDELAYQTKDTNNIIIDRNVKYPSGFPPYLPDDCSINTVLPSWNIKYNFNSAKKKSYI